The genomic region GGGCAGGAGGTATTCGTCATTGCCACGGGTCCGAGCCTCGAGCAGCACTTCGAGACCTTGCGTGCGATTCGCAGTAAGACTGAGCGGCCATTGTTCATCTGCGTCGATACCGCCTACCGACCGCTGCTCAACCACGGGATCCGCCCCGATGTGGTGGTCAGCATCGACCAGCGCATCTCGGCCCGGCATCTGCCGCCCGAAGATACGGTCGATATCAGCTTGGTGTATATGCCCATGGTTGATCCTCAGGTGCTGGCTGCCTGGCAAGGGCCACGGTACGCCGGTTATTCCGCTAGCCCGATCTACCGGCAACTGCGTCGACAATTGCCCAGGGGCGAGCTGTATGTCGGCGGCAGCGTGATTCATCCGGCGGTAGACCTGGCGGTGAAGATGGGCGCGGCGCAGATCACCCTGTTCGGAGCTGACTTTGCTTTCCCCAACGACAAGACCCACGCGGGCTGGAACGATGGTGACCTGGGGCCACAATTGAAAGCGGCCAAGCACTGGGTGCTCGATGGTCATGGTCAGCGCATCAAGACCCAGCTCAATTTCCGTAGCTATCTGTGTGAACTGGAGCGATTTATCGCCGGGCATCCTCAAGTGCGCTTCTATAACAGCAGTCGGGCAGGGGCAATGATCGCCGGAACGGCTTTTCATCCGGAGTTGGCGTCATGAGCAGGCTTGAATCCTTTGTCGTCGACTCCCGGCAATGTGCGGCATTGTTCCGCCTGGGGCGTGATGTAGAGGCAGGGCTGGCGATGATCGAATTGATCGCAGCGGTGCAAGCGTCCTTCGATCTGATGCCGCAGGTTACTCAGCAGCAGTGGGTGCTGTTGCTCAGCCAGATGTTCGAGTGCCAGGAGGCGCAGAACTGGCTGGCACTGGCGGACTACCTGGAATACGAACTGGTCTGGTTGCTGCGCGACAGTCTGTCCATTTAAACAATTTCTCTTCTGCCGGTGCAGGCGAGTTCTCGCCAGTCCGTCACCGGCATTTCCCTGACGTCATTTTTTCGCTTGCCTGAACACTGTCAGCCCCTTGATTTACGAGGGATGGCAACGTGATGGCAAATATTTTTCAAAATCCCCTAAAGCAAGTTGCAATTCCGACGATAACTATTACGAAGGTTCTCTAGGCCATACCCGGCGGTTGCCAGGGCCGGAAGCCGCAGTACCCAACCAACGAGGAATTCGTCATGGCTTTAACAGTAAACACTAACGTTACATCGTTGAACGTACAGAAAAACCTGAACAAGGCTTCTGATGCTCTGTCGACTTCGATGACTCGCCTGTCTTCCGGCCTGAAAATCAACAGCGCTAAAGACGACGCCGCTGGCCTGCAAATCGCTACCCGTATGACTTCGCAGATCCGCGGTCAGACCATGGCGATCAAAAACGCCAACGACGGCATCTCGATTGCTCAGACCGCTGAAGGCGCGATGCAAGAATCGACTAACATTCTGCAGCGTATGCGTGAACTGGCTGTTCAGTCGCGAAACGACTCGAACGGCACTGCTGACCGTACTGCTCTGAACAAAGAATTCGCTTCGATGTCGGACGAGCTGACTCGTATCGCCAAGTCGACCAACCTGAACGGCAAGAACCTGATCGACGGCACCGCTGGCACCATGACCTTCCAGGTTGGTTCCAACACTGGCGCTACCAACCAGATCACCATCACTCTGGCTAGCGGCTTCGACGCTGCTACCCTGAGCGTTGACTCTGGTGCTATCGCCATTACCGGTAACGACAGCGCCACTGCAGAAGCAAGCTCCAAAGCTTCCATCGACGCAATTGACAAGGCACTGGCGACCATCAACTCCAGCCGTGCGGACCTCGGTGCTGCTCAGAACCGTCTGACCAGCACTATCTCCAACCTGCAAAACATCAACGAAAACGCCAGTGCTGCACTGGGTCGCGTACAAGATACCGACTTTGCTGCTGAAACTGCACAGCTGACCAAGCAACAAACTCTGCAACAAGCTTCCACCGCAGTTCTGGCTCAGGCCAACCAACTGCCATCCGCTGTACTGAAACTGCTTCAGTAATAACTGATGAGTTTTGGCGGGGGGGTGCGCTTGTCGCGCTCTCTCGCTTTTTACTTTAAGAGGTGATGGACATGGATATGAGCGTGAAGCTGAACTTGTCTTATCCTGCGGCCCAGCAGGCGACGACCGTTGCCGACAAGCCTGCGGAAAAGCCTCGAGCGGAAACTGCGCCAGTGGTTGCCGTCAAGGAAGAAGGTAAAAAAGACCAGACCGAGCAGGAAAAACTGAAGATGGCCGTTCAGGAAATCGAAAAGTTCGTTCAATCGGTCAAGCGTAACCTGGAGTTCTCGATTGACGAGCCTTCAGGAAAAGTTGTGGTCAAAGTGATTGCCAGTGACTCCGGTGAGGTGATTCGTCAAATCCCCAACGAAGAAGTCCTTAAGCTGGCGAACAGTTTGAATGATGCAAGCAGCCTGTTGTTCAGTGCAAAAGTCTGACAACTGGCACGAATTTTGTTGCTATGTTCTTTTGGGCGTTGTAGTGGTCAAAAGGCCGGCGACACACTGAAGGGAGTTCCACATGGCAAGTCCAATTCTACCGGGCACGGGTTTAGGCTCTGGCCTTGATACCGGTTCTATCGTCAAAGCCTTGGTAAACGCTGACAAAGCCGCCAAGCAAGGTCAGATCGACCGTGGGACTGCGACCAACACCGCGAGCATTTCCGGCATTGGTACCTTGAAGTCGTTGATGGCTGCTTTCAATCAGACCATGAAGGACCTGGGCAGCACGACCACCCCGCAATTTCCGGGTTTTGCGGCCACTTCCTCGGATGTGAAGATCGTCGGCGTCACTGCCAGCAACTCGGCGGTAAACGGCAATTACGTCGTGAAAGTGGATAATCTGGCCACGTCTTCGAAAGTCACCAGCGCGGCGTTCGCCGGCGGTACGACCAGCCCGATCACTGCGGGTACGTTGAGCATCACGCAGGGCACCAGCACTTACAACCTCGACGTCAAGGCCGGTGCGACGCTGCAATCGGTTCGCGATTCGATCAACGCGGATACCTCGCTCAAGAGCGCAGGTATCAGCGCCAACATCGTCACCGACTCCTTCGGTTCGCGTCTGGTACTTGGCTCGACCACGACCGGTGCGGGCTCTGACATTTCCGTCAGCGGCATTTCGGAGCTGACTATCGACGGCAGCAATGTCGTTGGCGCCAGCGGCGGCCCGGCAATGACCGCCACCTCGGCCGGTTCGATCGGTGCTGTGGCCATTGATGCTAACTTCTCCATCGATGGTATGGCGCTGACCAGCAAGAGCAATACAGTAGACAAGGCTGTTTCCGGGCTAACCTTAAACTTGGTGGCGACCGGTACTTCGACCGTTACTGTGGCCAGCAACAACGATGGTCTGAAAGCTTCGATCCAGAAGTTCGTCGATGCTTACAACGCTCTGGCCAACGGCATCACGGCATTGACCAAGCCTTCGCTCGACGATAATGGCAAGCCGACCGTTTCGGCTGCATTGACCGGCGACGCGTTGCCGCGTTCGATTCTCTCGTCCATACGCAGTCCGCTGGCGGAAACCGGAGCGGGTGACAAACTGACTGTTCTGGCGCAGCTGGGTATTACCACCGATCAAAAAACCGGTGCCCTCAACTTTGACAGCACCAAGTTCACCAGCGCCATGAATGACAAGAAGCTGGGCGGTGAAGTCCAGAAGATGTTTGTCGGTGACGCTGGCAGCGACAATGGTCTGCTGGCGCGCATGACGAAGGCTATCGCACCGTTCACCGATACTGGCGGTGTTCTGGATCAGCGCACAACAAGTCTGAACAAGACAAAGACCAAGTTGAGCAATGACCAGGACGCCCTGGATCGCCGAATAGAGACCCTGACCTCGGTACTGACCAAAAAGTACAATGACATGGATACGCTTGTCGGCAAGCTGAAAGCGACAGCCAGTAACATCACGTCGATGTTCGAAGCCATGACCGCGCAGCAGAAGAACTCGTAACACTCATAGTGCCAAAAGCCCGGCAGCGTTTATACGCTCCGGGCTTTTTGTTTTTGAATCTAAAGTTTTTTGACGCGTCGTCGATACACTGGTTATACGAACCACAGATTTCTGATGAGGTACAACATGAATCCAATGTTAGCCCTTCGCCAATACCAGAAGATTGGCGCTCAGGCGCAAACTTCCGAAGCCAGCCCGCATCGCTTGGTGCAGATGCTGATGGAAGGTGGCCTGGATCGTATCGCTCAGGCCAAAGGCGCGATGGAGCGTAAGGATGTACCGAATAAAGGTGTTCTGATCGGCAAGGCCATCGGCATCATCGGTGGTCTGCGTGAGGGTCTGGATCTGGAAAATCAGGCCGAATCGGTAGGTGAGCTGGATAACCTGTATACCTACATGATGAAGCGTCTGGCAGAAGCCAACCTCAAGACCGATCCAAAAATCCTCGACGAAGTTGCCGATTTGCTTCGTACGGTGAAAGACGGTTGGGATGCCATTGCCGCGCCGGGTCCGCAGTTTTAAGGAGATCACCATGAGTCTTGTGTTGCAGCGAATCGAACATACCCGGGACGCGCTGGTCGAGGCATTGGCTGAGCGTAACTGGGAAGCCATCGGTGAATTGGACCTGGCTTGCCGTTCCTGCATGGAAGACGTCTTGAGTGAAGCTTCGGTGGACGAGATCGCGTTGCGCGACAACCTTGAGGAGTTGCTGGGGGTGTATAAACAGCTTCTGGCAGCGGCGACAGGGGAGCGCCAAGCGATAGTCGACGAGATGTCGCAGATCCACCAAGCACAGAGCGCGGCAAAGGTTTACCATCTGTTTGGTTAGTTAACCCTCAGTTAATCCAAACATAGTGCGCCATAAATTTGACTGTGCACGGTTTTTTGACTTAACTAGTGGCTGGTTACAGATTTCAGGCGTCTACAGGCACAACGTGTCTGCAAGCGTCTAGCTTGCCCCTCATTTTGGGCATTGAGTTGACTAGGGAAGTTGCTATTGCATGTGGCGTGAAACCAAAATTCTGCTGATTGATGACGATAGCGTCCGCCGCCGCGATTTGGCGGTGATTTTAAATTTTCTTGGCGAAGAAAATTTACCCTGCGGCAGCCATGACTGGCAGCAGGCGGTCGGCTCTTTGTCATCAAGTCGTGAAGTAATCTGTGTCCTCATCGGGACGGTAAATGCTCCTGGTGCACTTTTGGGCTTGTTAAAGACACTCTCAACCTGGGATGAGTTCCTTCCAGTTTTGTTAATGGGTGATAATTCTTCCATTGACTTGCCGGAAGACCAGCGTCGCCGAGTGCTTTCGACCCTCGAAATGCCACCTAGCTACAGCAAATTGCTCGATTCGCTGCACCGTGCCCAGGTCTATCGCGAGATGTATGACCAGGCCCGTGAGCGCGGTCGTCACCGTGAACCCAACCTGTTCCGCAGCCTTGTCGGCACCAGCCGGGCGATTCAACACGTCCGTCAGATGATGCAGCAAGTTGCCGACACCGACGCCAGCGTGCTGATCCTTGGTGAGTCCGGCACCGGCAAGGAAGTGGTCGCGCGCAATCTGCACTACCACTCCAAGCGTCGTGAGGCGCCGTTCGTTCCGGTCAACTGTGGGGCGATCCCGGCCGAGTTGCTGGAAAGCGAATTGTTCGGTCACGAGAAGGGCGCTTTCACCGGGGCAATCACCAGCCGCGCCGGGCGTTTCGAACTGGCCAACGGCGGTACGCTGTTCCTCGACGAAATCGGCGACATGCCGCTGCCGATGCAGGTCAAACTGTTGCGCGTCTTGCAGGAGCGCACCTTTGAGCGTGTGGGCAGCAACAAGACCCAAAGCGTCGATGTGCGGATCATCGCGGCGACCCACAAGAATCTCGAAAGCATGATCGAGATCGGCACTTTCCGCGAAGACCTCTACTATCGCCTGAACGTGTTCCCGATCGAGATGGCGCCGCTGCGCGAGCGCGTCGAAGACATCCCGTTGCTGATGAACGAGTTGATCTCGCGCATGGAGCACGAGAAGCGCGGTTCGATCCGTTTCAACTCGGCGGCGATCATGTCGCTGTGTCGTCACGGCTGGCCGGGCAACGTTCGCGAGCTGGCCAACCTGGTGGAGCGCATGGCGATCATGCACCCGTACGGGGTGATCGGCGTGGTCGAGTTGCCGAAGAAATTCCGCTACGTCGATGATGAAGACGAGCAGATGGTCGACAGCTTGCGCAGCGACCTTGAAGAGCGGGTGGCCATCAACGGTCATACCCCGGACTTCACCGCCAATGCGCTGTTGCCGCCGGAAGGCCTGGACCTGAAGGACTACCTCGGCGGTCTGGAGCAAGGGCTGATTCAGCAGGCGCTGGATGACGCCAATGGCATTGTGGCGCGGGCGGCCGAACGGCTGCGTATTCGTCGCACGACCCTGGTGGAGAAGATGCGCAAGTACGGCATGAGCCGTCGCGATGGTGATGAACAGGCGGATGATTGACGCCTGTTTTTCAACTCCTTCATTTATAGGCGTTTTTTTTTAGGCACGGGTATTGCTACATCCCTCGCAACGTTCCGTTTAACTGACGGTCAACCACGCGAGAGAGCACAATGCCCCAAGCCGCCCAGATGTCTCCTGTCCCTGATGTTTCGGGGCAACCGTCGTCCGTAGAGCAGGCAAGCCGGCTTGGCCTTGAGCAGGCGTTTGCGCTGTTCAGCCAGATGTCGAGCCAATTGACCGATTCCTACAGCATGCTCGAAGCCCGGGTCACCGAGCTCAAGGGTGAGCTGGCGGTGGTCAGCGCCCAGCGCATGCAGGAACTGGCGGAAAAAGAGCGTCTGGCCAACCGTCTGCAAAACCTCCTCGATCTATTACCCGGCGGCGTCATCGTCATTGACGCCCAAGGCATCGTGCGTGAAGCCAATCCCGCCGCGTGCGAGCTGCTCGGCTTGCCCCTTGAGGGCGAGCTGTGGCGCCATGTCATTGCGCGATGCTTTGCGCCGCGCGAAGACGACGGTCACGAAATCTCCCTCAAGGACGGTCGGCGCCTGTCGATCGCTACCCGCTCGCTGGATGCCGAACCCGGTCAGTTGGTGTTGCTCAACGACCTGACTGAAACCCGTCATCTGCAAGATCAATTGGCCCGCCATGAGCGCCTGTCGTCTCTGGGGCGTATGGTCGCATCGTTGGCTCATCAGATTCGTACGCCATTGTCCGCCGCGTTGCTCTACGCCAGTCATTTGACTGAGCAGGAATTGCCGGTCGCCACGCAGCAGCGTTTCGCCGGTCGCCTGAAAGAGCGTCTGCATGAGTTGGAGCACCAGGTGCGCGACATGCTGGTGTTCGCTCGCGGCGAGCTGCCATTGACCGATCGCGTGACTCCCAAAATGCTGATGCAATCGCTGCAAGCGGCCGCATTGACCCATGTTCAGGATCTGCCGATTCGCTGGCAGTGCGACAGTCATGCCGGTGAGTTGCTGTGCAATCGCGACACGCTGGTCGGGGCGATCCTCAATCTGATCGAGAACGCCATTCAGGCCAGCGCCGGTAATGTCCGTTTGAAGGTTCACCTGTATACCCGCGGCAGCAGCCTGCGCCTGTGCGTCAGCGACAGCGGCAGCGGTATCGACAAAGGAGTGCTGGCCCGTTTGGGTGAGCCGTTTTTCACCACCAAAACCACCGGCACCGGCCTGGGCCTGACCGTGGTCAAGGCGGTGGCCCGTGCTCATCAGGGAGAATTGCTGTTGCGCTCGCGGCCGGGTCGCGGCACTTGCGCGCAGGTGGTCCTGCCGCTTTTTACTGGTGAGCGGCCCAGCGCTCAGGGAGTGAAGTGAAGGACATGACCATCAAGGTTTTACTGGTCGAGGATGATCGCGCGCTACGGGAAGCATTGGCCGATACGCTGGTGCTTGCCGGACACGATTACACCGCTGTCGGTTCGGCGGAAGAGGCGCTGGCTGCGGTTGGCGCCGAGGCCTTTAACCTGGTGGTCAGCGACGTCAACATGCCGGGCATGGACGGTCATCGATTACTTGGATTGTTGCGTGCTCGTCAGCCGCAACTGCCGGTGTTGCTGATGACTGCTCACGGTGCGGTCGAGCGAGCGGTCGACGCCATGCGTCAGGGAGCGGCGGACTATCTGGTCAAGCCGTTCGAGCCCAAAGCCTTGCTTGATCTGGTGGCGCGTCACGCCTTGGGCAATCTCGGCGCGACCGAGAGCGAGGGGCCTGTGGCGTTCGAACCGGCCAGTGCGCAATTGCTGGAGTTGGCCGCGCGCGTAGCGCGCAGTGACTCCACGGTGTTGATCTCCGGTGAGTCCGGGACCGGCAAGGAAGTGCTGGCGCGTTACATCCATCAGCACTCCCATCGCGCCAGTCAGCCGTTCATTGCGATCAACTGCGCAGCGATCCCGGACAACATGCTTGAAGCCACTTTGTTCGGTCACGAGAAGGGTTCGTTCACCGGCGCCATCGCGGCGCAGGCCGGCAAGTTCGAGCAGGCCGATGGCGGGACGATCCTGCTCGATGAAATTTCCGAAATGCCCCTCGGCCTGCAGGCCAAGTTACTGCGCGTACTGCAGGAGCGTGAAGTCGAGCGAGTCGGCGCGCGCAAGCCGATCGCGCTGGATATTCGAGTGGTCGCTACCACCAACCGCGATCTGGCCGGTGAAGTGGCGGCGGGGCGTTTTCGCGAAGACCTCTACTATCGTCTGTCGGTGTTCCCGCTGGCGTGGCGCCCACTGCGCGAGCGCACCGCCGACATCCTGCCGCTGGCCGAGCGCCTGCTGGCCAAACACGTCAATAAAATGAAGCACGCCGCGGCGAAGCTTTCGCCCGAGGCGCAAGCGTGCCTGATCGGCTATCCGTGGCCGGGCAACGTGCGTGAACTGGATAACGCGATCCAGCGGGCCTTGATTCTGCAGCAGGGCGGTTTGATCCAGCCGCAGGATTTTTGTCTGGCCGGGCCTGTGGCGTGTGCGCCATTGCCAGCGTTGGCGCCGACGCCCGCACGCGTTGTGGACGTCGAAGCCGAATCGGCGGGCGCCCTCGGCGATGACCTGCGGCGCCGTGAGTTCCAAATGATCATCGACACCTTGCGCGCCGAGCGCGGCCGCCGCAAAGAAGCCGCCGAGCGACTGGGCATCAGCCCGCGCACCTTGCGCTACAAACTGGCACAGATGCGCGACGCCGGAATGGACGTGGAAGCGTATTTGTTCGCCACGTAAAGGTCGGCAAACAAAAGCACAGGAGAGCTTTTGTTTAGAGCGGCCACGGAGCTGGCACCCTTGTTGCTAACACCTCACTACTCGCCGAGTGAGTGTCAAAAAATTGCGAGTAGCCAAAGAGAGCAGACCATGAGCCAAGGTATTGAATTCAACCGGTTGATGCTGGATATGCGCGCCATGCAAATGGATGCCATGTCTGCGCCGAAATCGACTGCCGCAGTCCCTGAGGTGGGTGGCAGCAGCTTTGCCGACATGCTCGGTCAGGCCGTCAATAAAGTGAACGACACCCAGCAGGCGTCCAATCAGTTGGCCAGTGCCTTCGAGATCGGTAAAAGCGGCGTTGACCTGACGGACGTGATGATTTCCTCACAGAAGGCCAGCGTGTCTTTTCAGGCGCTGACCCAAGTGCGTAACAAGCTGGTTCAGGCTTACCAAGACA from Pseudomonas sp. GGS8 harbors:
- a CDS encoding flagellin domain-containing protein, with product MALTVNTNVTSLNVQKNLNKASDALSTSMTRLSSGLKINSAKDDAAGLQIATRMTSQIRGQTMAIKNANDGISIAQTAEGAMQESTNILQRMRELAVQSRNDSNGTADRTALNKEFASMSDELTRIAKSTNLNGKNLIDGTAGTMTFQVGSNTGATNQITITLASGFDAATLSVDSGAIAITGNDSATAEASSKASIDAIDKALATINSSRADLGAAQNRLTSTISNLQNINENASAALGRVQDTDFAAETAQLTKQQTLQQASTAVLAQANQLPSAVLKLLQ
- a CDS encoding flagellar protein FliT, which encodes MSLVLQRIEHTRDALVEALAERNWEAIGELDLACRSCMEDVLSEASVDEIALRDNLEELLGVYKQLLAAATGERQAIVDEMSQIHQAQSAAKVYHLFG
- the fliD gene encoding flagellar filament capping protein FliD; its protein translation is MASPILPGTGLGSGLDTGSIVKALVNADKAAKQGQIDRGTATNTASISGIGTLKSLMAAFNQTMKDLGSTTTPQFPGFAATSSDVKIVGVTASNSAVNGNYVVKVDNLATSSKVTSAAFAGGTTSPITAGTLSITQGTSTYNLDVKAGATLQSVRDSINADTSLKSAGISANIVTDSFGSRLVLGSTTTGAGSDISVSGISELTIDGSNVVGASGGPAMTATSAGSIGAVAIDANFSIDGMALTSKSNTVDKAVSGLTLNLVATGTSTVTVASNNDGLKASIQKFVDAYNALANGITALTKPSLDDNGKPTVSAALTGDALPRSILSSIRSPLAETGAGDKLTVLAQLGITTDQKTGALNFDSTKFTSAMNDKKLGGEVQKMFVGDAGSDNGLLARMTKAIAPFTDTGGVLDQRTTSLNKTKTKLSNDQDALDRRIETLTSVLTKKYNDMDTLVGKLKATASNITSMFEAMTAQQKNS
- the fliS gene encoding flagellar export chaperone FliS, which codes for MNPMLALRQYQKIGAQAQTSEASPHRLVQMLMEGGLDRIAQAKGAMERKDVPNKGVLIGKAIGIIGGLREGLDLENQAESVGELDNLYTYMMKRLAEANLKTDPKILDEVADLLRTVKDGWDAIAAPGPQF
- a CDS encoding PAS domain-containing sensor histidine kinase, whose amino-acid sequence is MSPVPDVSGQPSSVEQASRLGLEQAFALFSQMSSQLTDSYSMLEARVTELKGELAVVSAQRMQELAEKERLANRLQNLLDLLPGGVIVIDAQGIVREANPAACELLGLPLEGELWRHVIARCFAPREDDGHEISLKDGRRLSIATRSLDAEPGQLVLLNDLTETRHLQDQLARHERLSSLGRMVASLAHQIRTPLSAALLYASHLTEQELPVATQQRFAGRLKERLHELEHQVRDMLVFARGELPLTDRVTPKMLMQSLQAAALTHVQDLPIRWQCDSHAGELLCNRDTLVGAILNLIENAIQASAGNVRLKVHLYTRGSSLRLCVSDSGSGIDKGVLARLGEPFFTTKTTGTGLGLTVVKAVARAHQGELLLRSRPGRGTCAQVVLPLFTGERPSAQGVK
- a CDS encoding sigma-54 dependent transcriptional regulator gives rise to the protein MWRETKILLIDDDSVRRRDLAVILNFLGEENLPCGSHDWQQAVGSLSSSREVICVLIGTVNAPGALLGLLKTLSTWDEFLPVLLMGDNSSIDLPEDQRRRVLSTLEMPPSYSKLLDSLHRAQVYREMYDQARERGRHREPNLFRSLVGTSRAIQHVRQMMQQVADTDASVLILGESGTGKEVVARNLHYHSKRREAPFVPVNCGAIPAELLESELFGHEKGAFTGAITSRAGRFELANGGTLFLDEIGDMPLPMQVKLLRVLQERTFERVGSNKTQSVDVRIIAATHKNLESMIEIGTFREDLYYRLNVFPIEMAPLRERVEDIPLLMNELISRMEHEKRGSIRFNSAAIMSLCRHGWPGNVRELANLVERMAIMHPYGVIGVVELPKKFRYVDDEDEQMVDSLRSDLEERVAINGHTPDFTANALLPPEGLDLKDYLGGLEQGLIQQALDDANGIVARAAERLRIRRTTLVEKMRKYGMSRRDGDEQADD
- a CDS encoding motility associated factor glycosyltransferase family protein encodes the protein MSEFLERNVEVMQRRWPLLSARLLTEDASLLQADLVEGLGSTLSINGIQLTSRHDRTREAGLQADSLPIDSPVLHVYGTGLGDLQMELLQREGLERLYVHIFNGGVFALVLQLLDQQQWLNDSRVELLYAGDLKEIQLPFFALPSELVLADDFNAKIRDRLISETHLAFNNREFDPQAPDIVERLQASLELVQTDLDVAELFSSRKGQEVFVIATGPSLEQHFETLRAIRSKTERPLFICVDTAYRPLLNHGIRPDVVVSIDQRISARHLPPEDTVDISLVYMPMVDPQVLAAWQGPRYAGYSASPIYRQLRRQLPRGELYVGGSVIHPAVDLAVKMGAAQITLFGADFAFPNDKTHAGWNDGDLGPQLKAAKHWVLDGHGQRIKTQLNFRSYLCELERFIAGHPQVRFYNSSRAGAMIAGTAFHPELAS
- a CDS encoding sigma-54 dependent transcriptional regulator translates to MTIKVLLVEDDRALREALADTLVLAGHDYTAVGSAEEALAAVGAEAFNLVVSDVNMPGMDGHRLLGLLRARQPQLPVLLMTAHGAVERAVDAMRQGAADYLVKPFEPKALLDLVARHALGNLGATESEGPVAFEPASAQLLELAARVARSDSTVLISGESGTGKEVLARYIHQHSHRASQPFIAINCAAIPDNMLEATLFGHEKGSFTGAIAAQAGKFEQADGGTILLDEISEMPLGLQAKLLRVLQEREVERVGARKPIALDIRVVATTNRDLAGEVAAGRFREDLYYRLSVFPLAWRPLRERTADILPLAERLLAKHVNKMKHAAAKLSPEAQACLIGYPWPGNVRELDNAIQRALILQQGGLIQPQDFCLAGPVACAPLPALAPTPARVVDVEAESAGALGDDLRRREFQMIIDTLRAERGRRKEAAERLGISPRTLRYKLAQMRDAGMDVEAYLFAT
- the fliE gene encoding flagellar hook-basal body complex protein FliE, with the translated sequence MSQGIEFNRLMLDMRAMQMDAMSAPKSTAAVPEVGGSSFADMLGQAVNKVNDTQQASNQLASAFEIGKSGVDLTDVMISSQKASVSFQALTQVRNKLVQAYQDIMQMPV
- a CDS encoding flagellar protein FlaG, whose protein sequence is MDMSVKLNLSYPAAQQATTVADKPAEKPRAETAPVVAVKEEGKKDQTEQEKLKMAVQEIEKFVQSVKRNLEFSIDEPSGKVVVKVIASDSGEVIRQIPNEEVLKLANSLNDASSLLFSAKV